The Pseudoxanthomonas sp. genome segment GTGAGCAGGCGCAGACGCGTGGACTGCGCCAGCGCATCGGCCGGCGTCGCGGCATGGGCCAGCGCGCGCCAGTGGGCGAGCAGGGCCTCGCGGTGCGCACCGAGCGGATCTGCCAGGCCTTCGTGGAAATGCACGTTCGACAGCGTGCCGCTGCGGAGCAGATCCAGCGACGTGTCGGCCTCGCCCTGGCGCACGGCGGCGGCCAGCGGTGCCAGCTGCAGCGCTTCGCTCTGACGCCAGCCGCGCTGCAGGTGCACGCGGATGCCGGGGAACGTCGTTCGATCGTCTGGGCGTGGGCCGGCATCGGCGGTTGCGCTGGAAGGCGCTGGTTCCACGACTTCGCGGGCATGACGGTGGGACGGTTCGCCGAGCAGCGGATGCAACGCGTCCGCATCATCCTGCGCGAGCGCGGCGCCGTCGCCGGCGGCGCCGAGGATGGCGGCCAGCACGTCGCCGGCTTCCACCGAGGGAAGCTGGTCGGGATCGCCCAGCAGCACCAGGCGCGTGCCATCGGCGATGGCGTCGACCAGCTTGGCCATCAACGGCAGGTCGATCATCGAGGCTTCGTCGACCACCACCACGTCGAACGGCAACGGGTCGTCGCGGTCGTGCCGGAAGCGCGGCGAATCGGGAATCGTGCCGAGCAGGCGATGCAGCGTAGTGCCGGTCGCGGGCAATGCCGCGAGCAGGTCGGCGTCGACACCGGACGCCGCCAGCGCATGCGCGGCGTGGCGCACGCTTTCGGCCATGCGTTCGGCGGCGCGTCCGGTGGGGGCGGCCAGGGCGATGCGCGGCACCGCGTGCCCGGCATGGCGCGCCTGCGCCGCCAGCAGTACCAGCAGGCGCGCGGTGGTGGTGGTCTTGCCGGTGCCCGGACCACCGGTCACCAACAGCAGCGCATGCCGCAGCACGAGCGCAGCAGCGCGCGCCTGGTGGTCGTCGTGCGTGGCCTGCGGAAAGAGCATGGCGAACAACGGCGCCAGCGCCGCCACGTCGCCGGCAGTCGGTGCGTGGGTTGCGATGCGCTGCAGGCCCAGCGCCAGCGCGCGTTCGTACTCGCGATAGCGGCGCAGGTAAAGCAAGTCGCCTTCCAGCACGAGCGGCACGTGCGGATCGGAGGCCGCCACCGCATCGCAAGGCGTTGCGATCCAGCGCGATGCAGCCAGTTGCGCACGCCACGCGTCCCCGGCGGGCCAGGGAAGATCGGCGTCGTGCTCGAGCAGCTGCCACGGGGCCGACAGCGACAGCCCGGCGTGGCCCTTGGCGACCGCCAGCGACGCCAGCGCAGCGGCGGCGAGCACGCCATCGGGCGTGTCGCGCTGCAGCCGGCGCAGGCTCTGCGCCAGGGCATGGTCGAGCGTGCGCAGGTGGCCCCCTTTGTGAAGCGCGTCGAGCAGGCTCATGCGGCGGCTCCCGACGCTGCGCCGGCGAACAGCGCGTCCAGCGCATGTACCAGGTCCGGCGGGAACCGCTGTGCATGCACGCCCGGCGACGCGTCGCGCGTCAGGTCCAGGCCGCGGCAGAACAGGTAACGGATGCCGCCGACATCGCGCGCATAGTCGTAGGCATCGCCCAGCCGGAAACGCAGCCAGCGGTGCAGCGCCAGCGTATAGATCAGCGCCTGCAGGTCGTACTCGCTGTGGGTCATCGCCTGCTGCAGGGCCGCCGCGTCGTAGCCGGGCAGCTGGTTGGACTTGTAGTCGAGCACGTACCAGCGGCCGTCGTGGAGGTAGGTGAGATCGATCAGGCCGGTCATCAGCCCTTCCAGCCGCTGCCGCGTACCGAACGCGCTGCGATGACGCAGCAGGCCGTGGCGGTGCAGCAGCGCCAGCAGGTCGGACACGCGGGTGGGCTGCATGGCGAAATGGAACTCGATTTCCGCACGGCGCTGCGCCGTCGGCAGGTCGGCCAGGCGGAGGCCTTCGGGCAGCGCGGTGCCCAAGGTGTGGCCGACCAGCGGCACCAGCACGGCCAGGCCGTCGGCGACGTCGGCTTCGGCATAACCGCCCTCGCACAACGCCTCGGCGATGACCGCCTCCTGCCCCGCCGGGGCGGCCTCGCCGGGCCGCCAGTCGCGCCAGGCGGCGAAGTCGGCATGTTCCAGCGCGGCATGCATCACCACGCCGAAGCGGCTGCCGGCGAAGCGCGGATCGACGGTCGCGGCGGGCTGGGCGATGACGTCGGGCAGCGCGTCGACCTCGGACGCGGGTGTTTCGTCCTCGCCACCCGGATCGGCCTGCGTCGATGCCGCCAGCGGATCGCCGCCGCCTTCGGCATGCGCGAGCTGGGTGAAGCTGTAGACCCACCAGTCGGCGACGATGCGGCGCGTGGCGACGCGCGCGGGGACGATGGCGGTGTCGTGCTCGGCGGGCAGGCGCGCTGGAGGCGGTTCGGCCGGGCCTTCGACGATGCGGATGTCGGCGTGCGCGCGCAGGTCGGCGATGCCGGCGAGCAGCGGCGCGAGACGGCTTCTGTCGAAGTCCTTCACGCCACCGGCCGCGATCCATAGTGCATGCGCGGCACGGGTCAGGCCGACATAGAGCAGGCGCGCGTCTTCGGCGGTCGCGTCGCGCCGCGCGGCGTCGCCGGCGGCCTTCCAGGCGGGATCGTCCTTGTCGAGCTTCCACTGCAGCACGCGCTGCGTGCCGTCGTGGACCACGCGATGGCGGCCGCTGTCGGGGCGCGAGGTGCCCAAACCGGCGAACGGCAGGTAGACCAGCGGATACTCCAGTCCCTTGCTCTTGTGCAGGGTGACGATCTGCACGCGCAGCGCGTCGGATTCCAGCCGCAGCAGCTGTGTTTCGTCGTCGGCATCGGCGTCGGCCATGCGGGCCTGCAGCCAGTCCAGCAGCCCGTGCAGGCCCAGCGTGCGTGCGCTGGCTTCCTGCAGGTGTTCACCGAGCTGCAGGTAATTGGTCAGGCGGCGCTCGCCGTCGAGCAGGCCAAGCAGGCGTTCGGCCTGTGCGGCGCACAGCTCGGACACCAGCGCGAACGGTCCGCCGCGCTGCCAGCGTTCGCGCCAGTGCAGCAGGCGCGACTGGTGCTGGCGCTGGGCCTCGCCGTCTTCGTCCAGCGCGGCGAGCGCGATGGCGTCTTCGCCGAGCAGCACGGTGGCCAGCGCGGCGCGCAGGCGCCCGCTGTCGGCCGGATGCAGCAGCGCCAGCAGCAGTGTGCGCAGTTCGCCTGCCTCGGTGCTGGCGAACAGGCTCTGCTTTCCCGCCGCCACGGCCGGCACGCCGGCACGGGCGAGCGCCTGCTGCACCCGGGTGGCTTCCTTGTGGTTGCGCACGAGCACCGCGATGTCGCCGGGCCGCACCGGACGTCCGTCGATCCGCGCACGCCCCGCGCGCGCGTCGGCGAGCACGCGATGGATGTCGGCCACGCAGGCGGCGGTCGCGGCCTCGCGCGAGCCGTCGGCATCGAGCGGCGCGCCGTCGTCGCTGTGCAGCAGCCGCAGGGTGAGCGCCGGCGCAGCATGGTCGCCGGCGCGGTAATCGTCGTCGCCGCGGTTGCCGCCGGGCTCGACCGGCTCGAAGCGGATGTCGGGATGCGCAAACGCGTCCTGCCCGGCCGCTGCCGCGCGGTCGTACAGCGCGCGCACCGCACGCAGCACCGCAGGGCGCGAGCGGAAGTTGTACGCCAGCCGCGGCGCCTCGTCCGCCGTACGCCGCGCGAGCAGGTAGGTGGCGACGTCGCCGCCGCGGAAGCCGTAGATGGCCTGCTTGGGATCGCCGATCAGGAACAGCGCCGGCGTTTCGCCCAGCGCGCGGACTTCGTCGGAATCGCCGAACGCGCGCGCGAAGATCCGCCACTGGCGTTCGTCGGTGTCCTGGAACTCGTCCACCAGCGCCACGCGGTACTGCGCGCGCAGGGCAGCGACCAGCGCCTGCCGATGCGGGCCGTCGAGCGCGACGGCGACGCGTTCGATCAGGTCGTCGTAGGTCTGCACGCGACGGACACGCTTGAGGTGATCGAGCCGTCGTCGCGCGTCGTCGCGCAGGCGGTGCAGCAGGCCGGCGCGAAGGCGCAGCTGCAGCTGTTGCCAGGCGTCGTCGGCTTCACACCAGTCGCGCCAGGCGTCGAACAGCGGCGAGGCGGGCACGCGGGCATCGCCCGTGTCCTTGCAGAAGCCGCGCAGCGCGTCCGGCAGCAACTTCTGCACATGCGTCTTGTCGGTGCGCGGCCACTCGGCCAGCGCGGCACCGGCCTGCAGTTCCTCGAACGCCTTGTCGAAACTGGGGCGACGCGCGCGACGACCATCGAAGACCTTGTGATCGAACGCCGCGGCGATCGCCGCCCGAGCGTCGGCCAGGTGCAGGCCGATCGCGTCCACCAGATGCGCGGCGCGGCCGGCACGCGTGGCCTGGACGGCGATCTGACGTTCGCTGTCGTCGCCGGACGGCGCCGGTGGCAGCAGAGGCAAGGGCCCGCATAGCGCCGGCAGGTCTTCTGCCAGCGCATCGGGACCGCTCCACAGGCCGGCCAGCGCATCGACGGTCGCCGGATCGGCGGCATAGGCCCGCCACAGGTCGGCCGCGAGATCCGCATGCAGCGCGCGCGTATTGGCGAGCAGTTCGCCCGCATCGAATCCCTGGCCGGCCTCGAGTGCGTGTTCGCGCAGCACGCGCGCGCAGAAACCGTGGATGGTGAAGATGGCTGCGATGTCGGTTTCCTCGGCGGCGATGCGCAGCCGGCGCGCCAGTTGCGCCGCCGTTTCCCCGCCCACGGCGAGATGCCGATCGATGATGAAGCGCGTCAGCGCGGGCTCGTGCTTCTCGTCCTCGCACGGCGGCGTACCGACCAGGTCGGCGGCCAGCGCCAGCCGTTCGCGGATGCGCTTGCGCAGCTCCTGCGTGGCGGCCTCGGTATAGGTCACCGCCAGCACCTGGCCCATGCGCAGCCGCTGCTCGACGATCAGGCGCGTGAACAGCGTGGCCAGCGTGTACGTCTTGCCGGTGCCGGCGCTGGCCTCGATCAGCTGCACACCGTCGAGGGCGCGCGTCAGGTAGGGTTCGTTTTCCGGGACCAGCGCGTTCATGCGGCGGCACCGTCCGTGGTGGCGTCTGCGCGTACGTGGCCCTGGCGCACCAGGTCGTAGATGTGCAGGCTGGTGCGCTCGAGTGCGCTGTAGTCAACGTCGCTGGCGAAGGGATCGCGACCGCGCCACGCCAGGCGGATCGCTTCGCCGTCGCCTTCGGCCCAGCCGCCGTTGCCGTCGGCATGCCAGCGTTTCCAGCCGGCGGCACGGCGTTTGCCGGGTTCCGCGCTCCAGATGTCCCAGCCGGTATAGGGCGCGAACGGCAACGGAGCGTGTTGCCCGGACGCGTATTGCGCGAGCAGCTGGCGCAGCGCATCGCGCGCCTGCGCTGCATCCGGCGCGTCGATCACATGCGGACCTGGTCCGTCGCCGTCATGGAACTGCACCAGTGGCAGGCGCGCGCCGGACGCATTGGCGAGCAGCCAGTCCAGGCCCCAGCGCAGGGCGGTGATGCCGTTGATGGCCTCCGCGCGCAACCGCACCAGGCCACGCGGGTGCACGTCGGCGATGCGGCCGTGCAGGCGCTGGCCATCGATGTCCACCTCGAAGCGTTCGGACGTCGTGGTCTCGCCCGCCAACCAGTCGCGGCGGGCCTGCGCGAACGGGCGGGCCTGCGCGAGCAGCGCATCGAACTGGCGCGCGCCCAACGCGCCGGAGGGCAGCAGTCCGCGGGCACGCAGGCGTTCGCGCAGACCCGTTTCCTCGCCCGCATCCAGAGCCTCCACCACCGCCTGCTGCAGCTGCATGCGCTCGAGTCCACGACCGGGCAGCACCAGCGGTTCGACGTCCTCCGTCTGCTGTACCGGTGCCGGCAGGCGCACGCTCAGCCGCTGGCCGAGGAAGTGGCCGTGCGGATCGGCGAAGAAGCGACGCAGCGTCTCCAGCGACAGCGTGTCTTCGGGCTTGCCCGCAGCTGGCAACGGCGTTGCCAGCCAGGGCGGCAGCGCCCGGCGTACGCCGCCCACCTGATCGGCCGCCGGACGCCAGGCGGCGCGGTAGCTGAAACGGCGCGGTTCGTCGGCGCCGCCGAACGCGGCGGGTGCGAACGGCTGCAAGGTGTGGCGGACCACGAGGCGCTGCTTCGCGTCCGCCGCGGCGTGGTAACGCGCGGCGACGTCGAGCAGCTCGCTCACCAGCACCGACGCTTCGCGCACGCTGCCGTCGCGCGGATCGGCGCCGAGGTAGCTGAGGTAGAACACGTCCTGCGCGGCGGCGAACAGCTGCAGGAACAGGAAACGGTCGTCCTCGCGCGTGGAGCGGTCGCCGGGCTTGCGCCGGCCGGCATGCAGCTCCGCGGTGAGCTTGTTGAGGCCGGCGGCGGGATCGCGGCGCGGGAAGTCGCCGTCGTTCATGCCGAGCAGGCAGATGACGCGGAACGGCAGCAGGCGCATCGGCACCATGCGGCCCACGCTGATGCCGCCGGTCAGCAACGGCGCGCGCGTGTCGGCCTGCGACAGCTGGTCGGCGAAGTGGGCGCGCACGACCTCGGGCGGGACGACACCGGCGTAGCCCGCCGTCTCCGCGTCGCGGGCGAAGCGGTCGATCAGGGTGCGCAGGCGGTCCAGTGCGCGCTGTGCACGGGCAGCGCTGGGCTGTTCCGGCAGCAATACGACCAGCAGGTGCAGCAGGCGTTCGCGCCACTGCGCGGGCGTCGCCGCCTCGCCGAGCACGCGGCGCTGGCGGGCGAGTTCGCGCAGCAGGCGCACCAGCGTATCCAGTGCGTCGAGGGCGCCGCCTTCCAGCTCCGGCCACGGCGCGACGCCCCCGATCATGTCCTCCGCGCCGCTGGCATGGCCCAGCAGCAGGCGGTCGAGCGCGAACTGCCAGGTGTAGGCGTCGTCGGCGGGCGCATCGGACGCGGCGCGGTGGCCGGCATCCAGGCCCCAGCGCGCGCCGGCCTCGCGCAGCCAGCCGTGCAGGCGGTCGATGGCGTCGGTGTCGAGGCCCGTCGTTTCGGCCACCGGCGCACTGGCGAGCAGGTCCAGCACTTCGTCCAGGCCGAAACGCGACAGCGGCAGGTCGAGCAGGCGCAGGAACACCTCGGCCACCGGCTCGCTCGCCAGCGGACTGGTGTCGGCCAGCGCCCACGGCAGCGCATCGTCGTGGCCGCTGCCGCCGAACACCGCATCCAGGTACGGCACGTAGGGATCGATGTCGGGCGCCAGCACGGCGATCTCGCGCGGCTGCAGCGGCGGATCGAAGCGTGGGTCGTCCAGTAGTGCACGCAGCTGGTCGTGCAGCACCTGCAGTTCGCGCAGGCGCGTGTGGCAGGCGTGCACCTGCAGGCTGGCGTCGGCCAGGTCCGGCACCGCACGCGGCGGCGGCGAGGCCGGCGCGCGACGGTTGAACAGGTCCGACTGCAGGCGGCGCAGCAGCGTATCCGGACCGTCGTCGGCGAGCGGATCGGCATAGACATCGATCTCGGCGCGCGGATGCACCACGTCGTAGTCGCCGAGCAGGGCCATGAAATCGCGACCCGCGGCGCCCCAGGCCTGCAGCAGCGGGTTTTCCTGCACGTCGTCGGCGAACAGGTCGGTGTCGCCGTCCCGGCGACGCTCGCGCAGCGTCTGCAGGTCGCCCCAGTAGCCCTGCGCGGGCGTCGGCAGATAGAAGTGCAGCGTGCCGACGCGCGCCTGGGTGGCCAGCACGCGCAGCACGTCGGGCGAGATGTTGAGCGTGGCGAAGACGAGCAGCCGTTTCGGCAGGCCCTGCGGCAGCGGACCGTCGTCGCGCCCGAAGCGCGCCAGGTAGGCGTCGATGCGGCGCGCGCGGTAGTCGCGGCCGGCGGCGACGGCGCGCCACAGCCGCGCCTGCGGATCGTCCCGGTCGGCGCCGGCCTCCCAGCGCAGCAGCCAGTCGCGCCGCCACGCCTGGTACTTCTCGTAGACGCCGGCCAGTTCGCCGGCCAGCCGCCAGGGCTTCAGCGGATCGCCATCGGCCATCCAGGCATCGAGCATGGCCAGGGCGGGATCGCGGCGCAGGGCCGGTGCTTCCAGCGCCCCGTAGAGGCGCCACTGCAGCGAGGCGGCATCGAGATCGTCGTCGCCCGCCGGTCCGAGGTTGGCCTCGAGCGCGCGGGCGACGAATTCGCCGGGGGTGAGGAATTCCAGGTTGGCAGCGATCCCGTACTCGGCCGCCAGCGTGGCCTGCAGCCAGCGGCGCATGGCGACCTGGGGAATCAGTACCACCTCCGGCGTCAGCGGCGACTGTCCCGGCACCGGCCGACGCAGTTCGTCCGCCAGCAGGGCGGCCAGCAGCTGCAGGGCATTGGACGGGTACAGGCGGAAGTCGGGCGGGGCGGCGGCAGGCATCACGCCATCTTGCCGCAGGCCTGTCGCGAATGCCGAGACATCGGCGTCGTCCTCACCGGGAGCGCAGGCTTAAGACGTTCTTAAAACGGCATGTCCATCCTGCGCCCCATCGAGCCTTCCCTGGAAGATTCGGCAGCGCCGAGCGGCTGCGCACGTCCATGCGCGACATCGCCGGTCGATACCGCAATAATCGAACTGCGCGGTACGGTTTATGTTCAGCCGCGGGTCGTGAAGCTACGCCGTTGTTTTTCCGTTAACTCCCTTGCCGGTCCGCCGAAGACGCCATGACGCCTGCCGACGCCCCTGCCGTGCACCTGTCCGGACTCCGCCTCGATCGCGGCGGCCGCACGATCCTGCGCGGCATCGACCTGAGCGTGCCGCGCGGCAGCATCGCCGCCGTGCTCGGCCCGTCCGGCAGCGGCAAGTCGACGATGCTGGCCGCGCTGACCGGCGAGTTGCCGCCGGCGGCGGGCACGGTGGAGGTCTTCGGCCAGCCGGTACCGCACCGCAGCCGCGCGCTGCTGGAGATGCGCAAGGGCATCGGCGTGCTGCTGCAGGGCAATGGCCTGCTGACCGACCTGACGGTGGCCGAGAACGTCGCGCTGCCGCTGCGCACGCACACCAAGCTGCCGGACGCACTGATCCGCCGGCTGGTGGACTTCAAGTTGAATGCGGTCGGCCTGCGCGCCGCCGCGGACGCCTATCCGCGCGAACTGTCCGGCGGCATGGCCCGCCGCGTGGCGCTGGCCCGCGCGCTGGCGCTGGACCCGCCGCTGATGATCTACGACGAGCCGCTGACCGGGCTGGACCCGATCGCCTCGGGCGTGATCATGAGCCTGATCCAGCGCCTCAACGACACGCTCGGGTTGACCAGCATCATCGTCACCCATCACGTGCACGAGACGCTGCCGATCGCCGACCAGGCCGTCGTCATCGCCAACGGCGGGCTGGTGTTCTCCGGCACGCCGGCGGAACTGGAGAGCTCCCCGGATCCGCTGGTGAAGCAGTTCCTGCGCGGCGAGCCGGATGGGCCGATCGCGTTCGATGCGGTGAAGCGGGCGGAGGTGGCCTGATGGGAAATGTCGAAGCGCTCCCGATGCGCACCCTCCCTCGCGAAGCGGGGGAGGGGCAGAACGCTGCATGCGGGGATCCGTCCTGATGCCCTTCGTCGCCGCCATCCGTTCGCTGGGCCGGGCCGGACTGTTCTCGCTGTCGGTGTTCCGCGCGTCGGTGCCGACCCGCGACTTCCTGGCCGAGCTGACCCGCGAGATCTACAAGATCGGCGGGCGTTCGCTGCCGATCATCGCGGTGGGCGGCGCGTTCGTGGGCCTGGTGCTGACGCTGCAGGGCTACCGCACGCTGACCACGTTCGGCGCCAGCGATGCGCTGTCCACGCTGCTGGGGCTGTCGCTGTACCGCGAACTCGGCCCGGTGCTGACGGCGCTGCTGTTCATCGGCCGCGCCGGCAGCTCCATCGCCGCCGAGCTGGGCCTGATGCGCGCCACCGACCAGATCAAGGCGCTGGAGCTGATGGCCATCGATCCGGTCGCCAAGGCCGTGGCGCCGCGCTTCTGGGCGGCGGTGCTGACGGTGCCGCTGCTGACCGGCTTCTTCTGCTCGC includes the following:
- the recD gene encoding exodeoxyribonuclease V subunit alpha; protein product: MSLLDALHKGGHLRTLDHALAQSLRRLQRDTPDGVLAAAALASLAVAKGHAGLSLSAPWQLLEHDADLPWPAGDAWRAQLAASRWIATPCDAVAASDPHVPLVLEGDLLYLRRYREYERALALGLQRIATHAPTAGDVAALAPLFAMLFPQATHDDHQARAAALVLRHALLLVTGGPGTGKTTTTARLLVLLAAQARHAGHAVPRIALAAPTGRAAERMAESVRHAAHALAASGVDADLLAALPATGTTLHRLLGTIPDSPRFRHDRDDPLPFDVVVVDEASMIDLPLMAKLVDAIADGTRLVLLGDPDQLPSVEAGDVLAAILGAAGDGAALAQDDADALHPLLGEPSHRHAREVVEPAPSSATADAGPRPDDRTTFPGIRVHLQRGWRQSEALQLAPLAAAVRQGEADTSLDLLRSGTLSNVHFHEGLADPLGAHREALLAHWRALAHAATPADALAQSTRLRLLTAVREGAQGARTLNARIERLLLDTGAGTSRSGPGHFHGQLLIVTENSYRHRLFNGDIGLCLRDERGALVAWFPGEEAAQPRAFHPAALPAHESAFAMTVHKAQGSEFDTVWLLLPARSNRVLSRELVYTGITRARRELHVAGSDTVIREALARHASRWSGLGWRLGAGASR
- a CDS encoding exodeoxyribonuclease V subunit beta; amino-acid sequence: MNALVPENEPYLTRALDGVQLIEASAGTGKTYTLATLFTRLIVEQRLRMGQVLAVTYTEAATQELRKRIRERLALAADLVGTPPCEDEKHEPALTRFIIDRHLAVGGETAAQLARRLRIAAEETDIAAIFTIHGFCARVLREHALEAGQGFDAGELLANTRALHADLAADLWRAYAADPATVDALAGLWSGPDALAEDLPALCGPLPLLPPAPSGDDSERQIAVQATRAGRAAHLVDAIGLHLADARAAIAAAFDHKVFDGRRARRPSFDKAFEELQAGAALAEWPRTDKTHVQKLLPDALRGFCKDTGDARVPASPLFDAWRDWCEADDAWQQLQLRLRAGLLHRLRDDARRRLDHLKRVRRVQTYDDLIERVAVALDGPHRQALVAALRAQYRVALVDEFQDTDERQWRIFARAFGDSDEVRALGETPALFLIGDPKQAIYGFRGGDVATYLLARRTADEAPRLAYNFRSRPAVLRAVRALYDRAAAAGQDAFAHPDIRFEPVEPGGNRGDDDYRAGDHAAPALTLRLLHSDDGAPLDADGSREAATAACVADIHRVLADARAGRARIDGRPVRPGDIAVLVRNHKEATRVQQALARAGVPAVAAGKQSLFASTEAGELRTLLLALLHPADSGRLRAALATVLLGEDAIALAALDEDGEAQRQHQSRLLHWRERWQRGGPFALVSELCAAQAERLLGLLDGERRLTNYLQLGEHLQEASARTLGLHGLLDWLQARMADADADDETQLLRLESDALRVQIVTLHKSKGLEYPLVYLPFAGLGTSRPDSGRHRVVHDGTQRVLQWKLDKDDPAWKAAGDAARRDATAEDARLLYVGLTRAAHALWIAAGGVKDFDRSRLAPLLAGIADLRAHADIRIVEGPAEPPPARLPAEHDTAIVPARVATRRIVADWWVYSFTQLAHAEGGGDPLAASTQADPGGEDETPASEVDALPDVIAQPAATVDPRFAGSRFGVVMHAALEHADFAAWRDWRPGEAAPAGQEAVIAEALCEGGYAEADVADGLAVLVPLVGHTLGTALPEGLRLADLPTAQRRAEIEFHFAMQPTRVSDLLALLHRHGLLRHRSAFGTRQRLEGLMTGLIDLTYLHDGRWYVLDYKSNQLPGYDAAALQQAMTHSEYDLQALIYTLALHRWLRFRLGDAYDYARDVGGIRYLFCRGLDLTRDASPGVHAQRFPPDLVHALDALFAGAASGAAA
- the recC gene encoding exodeoxyribonuclease V subunit gamma, yielding MPAAAPPDFRLYPSNALQLLAALLADELRRPVPGQSPLTPEVVLIPQVAMRRWLQATLAAEYGIAANLEFLTPGEFVARALEANLGPAGDDDLDAASLQWRLYGALEAPALRRDPALAMLDAWMADGDPLKPWRLAGELAGVYEKYQAWRRDWLLRWEAGADRDDPQARLWRAVAAGRDYRARRIDAYLARFGRDDGPLPQGLPKRLLVFATLNISPDVLRVLATQARVGTLHFYLPTPAQGYWGDLQTLRERRRDGDTDLFADDVQENPLLQAWGAAGRDFMALLGDYDVVHPRAEIDVYADPLADDGPDTLLRRLQSDLFNRRAPASPPPRAVPDLADASLQVHACHTRLRELQVLHDQLRALLDDPRFDPPLQPREIAVLAPDIDPYVPYLDAVFGGSGHDDALPWALADTSPLASEPVAEVFLRLLDLPLSRFGLDEVLDLLASAPVAETTGLDTDAIDRLHGWLREAGARWGLDAGHRAASDAPADDAYTWQFALDRLLLGHASGAEDMIGGVAPWPELEGGALDALDTLVRLLRELARQRRVLGEAATPAQWRERLLHLLVVLLPEQPSAARAQRALDRLRTLIDRFARDAETAGYAGVVPPEVVRAHFADQLSQADTRAPLLTGGISVGRMVPMRLLPFRVICLLGMNDGDFPRRDPAAGLNKLTAELHAGRRKPGDRSTREDDRFLFLQLFAAAQDVFYLSYLGADPRDGSVREASVLVSELLDVAARYHAAADAKQRLVVRHTLQPFAPAAFGGADEPRRFSYRAAWRPAADQVGGVRRALPPWLATPLPAAGKPEDTLSLETLRRFFADPHGHFLGQRLSVRLPAPVQQTEDVEPLVLPGRGLERMQLQQAVVEALDAGEETGLRERLRARGLLPSGALGARQFDALLAQARPFAQARRDWLAGETTTSERFEVDIDGQRLHGRIADVHPRGLVRLRAEAINGITALRWGLDWLLANASGARLPLVQFHDGDGPGPHVIDAPDAAQARDALRQLLAQYASGQHAPLPFAPYTGWDIWSAEPGKRRAAGWKRWHADGNGGWAEGDGEAIRLAWRGRDPFASDVDYSALERTSLHIYDLVRQGHVRADATTDGAAA
- a CDS encoding ABC transporter ATP-binding protein; amino-acid sequence: MTPADAPAVHLSGLRLDRGGRTILRGIDLSVPRGSIAAVLGPSGSGKSTMLAALTGELPPAAGTVEVFGQPVPHRSRALLEMRKGIGVLLQGNGLLTDLTVAENVALPLRTHTKLPDALIRRLVDFKLNAVGLRAAADAYPRELSGGMARRVALARALALDPPLMIYDEPLTGLDPIASGVIMSLIQRLNDTLGLTSIIVTHHVHETLPIADQAVVIANGGLVFSGTPAELESSPDPLVKQFLRGEPDGPIAFDAVKRAEVA
- a CDS encoding MlaE family lipid ABC transporter permease subunit, translated to MPFVAAIRSLGRAGLFSLSVFRASVPTRDFLAELTREIYKIGGRSLPIIAVGGAFVGLVLTLQGYRTLTTFGASDALSTLLGLSLYRELGPVLTALLFIGRAGSSIAAELGLMRATDQIKALELMAIDPVAKAVAPRFWAAVLTVPLLTGFFCSLAISASYFEAVHVLGLDNGTFWSALQNSVDFWDDFGVALLKSAVFGGTAALVAAYVGFHAEPTIEGTSVATTRAVVNASLLVLMFNFVMSALLFRS